Proteins from a genomic interval of Desulfovibrio piger:
- a CDS encoding ArsR/SmtB family transcription factor → MNSSYITALPDDWERVARVFSAMGDATRQKILLLFEPGESISLSSLVATVGLSRTAVSHHVNVLVRAGLLIPRRQGREVLYRRDLPFAVEMLDRVRDYALAELAAEQGDRS, encoded by the coding sequence ATGAATTCCTCGTATATCACCGCCCTGCCGGACGACTGGGAACGCGTGGCGCGGGTCTTTTCCGCCATGGGGGACGCCACCCGGCAGAAGATCCTTCTGCTCTTCGAGCCCGGGGAGAGCATCAGCCTCAGCAGCCTTGTGGCGACCGTGGGCCTGAGCCGTACGGCCGTGAGCCATCATGTGAACGTCCTCGTACGGGCCGGGCTGCTGATCCCCCGGCGGCAGGGCCGGGAAGTGCTTTACCGGCGCGACCTGCCCTTTGCCGTGGAGATGCTCGACCGGGTGCGGGATTACGCGCTGGCCGAGCTGGCCGCGGAGCAGGGCGACCGTTCCTGA
- a CDS encoding flavodoxin family protein produces the protein MKIFAVNGSPRKKGNTATVLEHFLEGARSAGADTELILLYDLQASGCRSCFACKLRGGASYGHCALKDDLSPVLAALEKADGLALGSPVYFGNVTGAMRSFQERLCFPYLVYDRRRSTIAPRRLAMACIYTMNVDAETMRQHGYPETLAVMDGYLGRIFSTPSVLYVTDTWQFDDYARYVADRFSEADKRRRREEQFPQECRQAFVMGQEMVQKLAGQGA, from the coding sequence ATGAAGATATTCGCCGTCAACGGCAGCCCGCGCAAAAAGGGCAATACGGCCACGGTGCTGGAACACTTTCTGGAAGGGGCCCGCAGCGCCGGGGCGGACACGGAGCTGATCCTTCTTTATGATCTTCAGGCCTCCGGCTGTCGCAGCTGTTTCGCCTGCAAGCTCCGGGGCGGGGCCTCGTACGGGCACTGCGCCCTGAAGGACGACCTTTCGCCCGTGCTGGCCGCGCTGGAAAAGGCCGATGGGCTGGCCCTGGGCAGTCCCGTCTATTTCGGCAACGTGACGGGCGCCATGCGTTCGTTCCAGGAACGTCTGTGCTTCCCCTATCTGGTCTATGACCGCCGGCGCAGCACCATCGCGCCCCGCCGTCTGGCGATGGCCTGCATCTACACCATGAACGTGGATGCGGAGACCATGCGGCAGCACGGCTATCCCGAGACCCTGGCCGTCATGGATGGTTATCTGGGGCGCATCTTCAGCACGCCCTCCGTCCTGTATGTGACCGACACCTGGCAGTTCGACGACTATGCCAGATATGTGGCCGACCGTTTTTCCGAGGCGGACAAGCGGCGTCGGCGCGAGGAGCAGTTCCCGCAGGAGTGCCGTCAGGCCTTCGTCATGGGGCAGGAGATGGTCCAAAAGCTGGCAGGGCAGGGCGCGTGA
- a CDS encoding MFS transporter, with protein MSIAKEHRWLLLAVCAAQFFMPFMVAGVNAVLPPLGESLGASARELSLLGAVYTLGLVVFQLAGGTLGDIYGRRRVFLFGLSLFSVLALVLGFIPHIDVFIGLRLFQGMGAAMLSSSSLALLASAAPKEMRASYLGLSGVAVYAGIACGPPVGGLVAGWLGWRWLFWGTGLAALAAMCIMIFRVPLEWRTADKEPFDVPGCLLYGGAMAALTFGASCIADDHLLGGGLFLLCLVLLACFVWRELRSPFPMVDVRLLRRNRVLSLSLVAAFVNYCSFFGMVFFFSLYLQVGRGFSVQGAGLMLALQAAVQSLASPLAARLCDRYDQGLISTAGTVLCGLGLLSAAFLDMDSSLWIIVGAQCFIGAGASIFALPNTTIILEAAGPQRVGQASGLVGTVRTAGMLGNLTIITLTLSIFLGHEPVGKDNIDAFLHCMQVDMVLFGILSLLAVGCTLARNSSGAKAA; from the coding sequence ATGAGCATCGCAAAAGAACATCGCTGGTTGTTGCTGGCCGTCTGCGCGGCGCAGTTTTTCATGCCGTTCATGGTGGCCGGGGTCAACGCCGTCCTGCCGCCCCTGGGGGAAAGCCTGGGGGCCAGTGCCCGTGAACTCAGTCTGCTGGGGGCCGTCTATACGCTGGGGCTGGTCGTGTTCCAGCTGGCCGGAGGCACCCTGGGGGATATCTACGGACGGCGCCGGGTCTTCCTTTTTGGCCTGAGCCTGTTCAGTGTGCTGGCTCTGGTGCTGGGTTTCATCCCTCATATCGACGTCTTCATCGGCCTGCGCCTGTTCCAGGGCATGGGGGCCGCCATGCTGAGTTCGTCCAGCCTGGCCCTGCTGGCGTCCGCCGCGCCCAAGGAGATGCGGGCCAGCTATCTTGGCCTCAGCGGCGTGGCCGTTTATGCGGGCATCGCCTGCGGGCCGCCGGTGGGCGGTCTGGTGGCCGGCTGGCTGGGCTGGCGCTGGCTGTTCTGGGGCACGGGCCTGGCCGCGCTGGCCGCCATGTGCATCATGATCTTCCGGGTCCCCCTGGAGTGGCGCACCGCCGACAAGGAGCCCTTCGACGTGCCGGGCTGTCTGCTCTATGGCGGGGCCATGGCGGCCCTGACCTTTGGCGCGTCCTGTATCGCGGACGATCATCTGCTGGGCGGCGGGCTCTTCCTGCTCTGTCTCGTGCTGCTGGCCTGTTTCGTCTGGCGGGAGCTGCGCAGTCCCTTCCCCATGGTGGACGTGCGCCTGCTGCGCAGGAACAGGGTCCTCAGCCTGTCGCTGGTGGCGGCCTTCGTCAACTACTGCTCCTTTTTCGGCATGGTCTTTTTCTTCAGCCTCTACCTGCAGGTGGGGCGGGGCTTCAGCGTGCAGGGGGCCGGTCTGATGCTGGCCCTGCAGGCCGCCGTGCAGTCCCTGGCCAGTCCGCTGGCCGCCCGTCTTTGCGACCGTTATGACCAGGGTCTCATCAGCACCGCCGGGACGGTGCTCTGCGGGCTGGGCCTGCTGAGTGCCGCTTTTCTCGACATGGATTCCTCGCTCTGGATCATCGTGGGGGCCCAGTGCTTCATTGGTGCCGGGGCCAGCATCTTTGCCCTGCCCAACACCACCATCATCCTCGAAGCGGCCGGGCCGCAGCGGGTGGGACAGGCTTCCGGGCTGGTGGGCACGGTGCGTACGGCCGGCATGCTGGGCAACCTGACCATCATCACCCTGACCCTGAGTATTTTTCTGGGCCATGAGCCGGTGGGCAAGGACAATATCGACGCCTTCCTGCACTGCATGCAGGTGGATATGGTGCTGTTCGGTATCCTGAGCCTGCTGGCCGTGGGCTGTACCCTGGCCCGCAACAGCAGCGGCGCCAAGGCCGCCTGA
- a CDS encoding methylenetetrahydrofolate reductase — MQIAQALRQTTKPFVSLEFFPPAAESHLPEFYETVERLRSIDPLFLSVTYGAGGGKQQNTLNVTAELARRGFTVMAHLTCVGAEPQAISDFVSHLRAAGVHNVLALRGDAPRGVSDWDWNAGHFHNARDLVRFLRSEHPDLGIGVAGYPAPHPDAATFASDRAYLADKLRAGADFVITQLFFDVREYESLVSSLRAAGLETPVIPGILPIQSFDSLRRVLSLCGANIPGKLYLELEAAHNEGGVEAVREAGLRFAARQIRQLLDCGAPGIHLYSLNKSEMCLRLVEEAGL; from the coding sequence ATGCAGATCGCCCAGGCTCTCCGCCAGACAACCAAGCCTTTTGTTTCTTTGGAATTTTTTCCCCCTGCCGCGGAAAGTCATCTGCCGGAGTTCTACGAGACCGTGGAGCGCCTGCGCTCGATCGATCCCCTTTTCCTCTCCGTCACCTACGGTGCGGGGGGCGGCAAACAGCAGAACACGCTGAACGTCACGGCGGAGCTGGCCCGGCGGGGCTTCACCGTCATGGCGCACCTGACCTGTGTGGGCGCCGAGCCGCAGGCCATCAGCGATTTTGTGAGCCATCTGCGCGCTGCCGGGGTCCACAACGTGCTGGCCCTGCGCGGGGATGCGCCGCGCGGTGTGAGCGACTGGGACTGGAACGCGGGCCATTTCCACAACGCCCGTGACCTCGTGCGTTTCCTGCGCTCGGAGCATCCCGACCTGGGCATCGGTGTGGCGGGCTATCCCGCGCCCCATCCCGATGCGGCCACCTTCGCGTCGGACCGGGCCTATCTGGCCGACAAGCTGCGCGCCGGAGCGGATTTCGTCATCACCCAGCTTTTCTTCGATGTGCGCGAGTATGAGTCCCTGGTCAGCTCGCTGCGCGCCGCCGGACTGGAGACGCCGGTCATCCCGGGCATCCTGCCCATCCAGAGCTTCGATTCCCTGCGCCGCGTGCTCTCGCTGTGCGGGGCCAACATTCCGGGCAAGCTCTATCTGGAACTGGAAGCGGCCCACAACGAAGGCGGTGTGGAGGCCGTGCGCGAAGCGGGCCTGCGTTTTGCCGCCCGCCAGATCCGGCAGCTGCTGGATTGCGGCGCGCCCGGCATCCATCTGTACAGCCTCAACAAATCCGAGATGTGCCTGCGCCTAGTGGAAGAAGCGGGCCTGTAG